A portion of the Leptospira noumeaensis genome contains these proteins:
- a CDS encoding NUDIX hydrolase, producing MLPYQSFVDKLSRDFDEIPDTTEVKSGVIFPLFGSKEFAEGIILTERAKHLKSHPGQISFPGGVKEKEDSNLLVTALREWEEEMGVQSSTLNVLGKLEGLHTRTGFHITPFLATYEGDFTFPHNKEEVDRVLLVRFSDLWTKPFYAIQIPGREHFAYYFDLGDGLLWGATCEMILRFLRAHSSFDRTPLLVKPNLVVPPFLDPKSL from the coding sequence ATGTTACCTTACCAGTCCTTTGTAGATAAACTTTCAAGGGACTTCGATGAGATTCCAGACACAACAGAAGTCAAATCAGGTGTGATCTTTCCACTTTTTGGATCCAAAGAATTTGCGGAAGGGATCATCCTAACGGAACGAGCCAAACATCTAAAATCACACCCCGGCCAAATTTCTTTTCCGGGTGGAGTCAAAGAAAAAGAAGATTCCAATCTTTTGGTCACGGCCCTTCGGGAATGGGAAGAAGAGATGGGTGTCCAAAGTTCTACTTTAAATGTTCTTGGAAAACTAGAAGGGCTCCATACAAGAACTGGTTTTCATATCACCCCGTTTTTAGCCACTTATGAAGGTGATTTTACCTTCCCACACAACAAAGAAGAAGTCGACCGAGTCCTCCTCGTTCGTTTTTCTGATCTTTGGACAAAACCGTTTTACGCCATCCAAATCCCTGGCCGGGAACATTTTGCTTATTATTTTGATTTAGGGGATGGCCTGCTTTGGGGAGCCACCTGCGAAATGATTTTGCGATTCCTACGGGCGCATTCTTCTTTTGACAGAACTCCCCTTCTCGTGAAACCAAACCTAGTGGTTCCGCCGTTTTTAGATCCCAAATCCCTCTAA
- a CDS encoding ribonuclease D, protein MQINSNYILVDTAKALDLALINLRQSKIMSIDTESSGYYTYYPKVCLIQINSNGKNYLIDPLKITNLSALGPLFEDENILKIFHSAQDDIKALKRDFGFKFVNTADTMISSRLLSLEQSSLSHVVEHYHKVTLSKVEQKSNWEIRPLQKQQLKYAALDTAYLESIWLKMEEELKRRSLYDEAKSEFEFIASEEYVAKEGEGFSLGKFPDILNFTPLERRKILELLRYRDEKAKRINKASFRVFNNDRLSQAVKGHPNEEKCVEWFGKKDGTEIFKLLTAEYNDPIDTSELSKRHGEDLNEDENHKFENAKKWRLRIMRARRMEHSLLPSNKQLIVILRAAPKTLEELKALHVFSDWKVQNYGPSLLAAIQGLPFDSMINRLVAIRSKEAFVAKRRKKQNQNSKDEG, encoded by the coding sequence ATGCAAATCAATTCCAACTATATTCTCGTTGATACAGCAAAAGCTTTGGATTTAGCTCTGATCAATCTCAGACAGTCCAAAATCATGTCAATCGACACCGAGTCCTCCGGTTATTACACGTACTATCCCAAAGTTTGCCTCATCCAGATCAATTCTAATGGCAAAAATTACCTGATTGACCCACTAAAGATCACAAATTTGTCAGCTTTGGGTCCTTTATTCGAAGATGAGAACATTCTCAAAATCTTCCACTCGGCACAAGACGACATCAAAGCCTTAAAAAGAGACTTTGGGTTTAAATTTGTGAACACGGCAGATACAATGATCAGTTCTCGTTTGTTGTCATTAGAACAAAGTTCATTGTCACACGTTGTGGAACATTATCATAAAGTCACACTTTCCAAAGTAGAACAAAAGTCTAATTGGGAAATTCGTCCTCTTCAAAAACAACAACTCAAATATGCAGCACTTGATACTGCTTATTTAGAATCCATTTGGTTGAAAATGGAAGAAGAACTCAAACGTAGATCTCTCTACGATGAGGCAAAATCAGAATTTGAATTCATTGCATCCGAAGAGTATGTAGCCAAAGAAGGAGAAGGATTTTCTCTTGGAAAATTTCCTGACATTCTCAATTTCACTCCACTCGAAAGAAGAAAGATTTTAGAACTACTTCGTTATCGTGACGAAAAAGCAAAACGAATCAACAAAGCAAGTTTCCGCGTTTTTAATAATGATCGTTTGTCACAAGCAGTCAAAGGTCATCCGAACGAAGAAAAATGTGTGGAATGGTTTGGCAAAAAAGACGGAACCGAAATTTTCAAACTTTTGACTGCGGAATACAATGATCCGATTGATACTTCTGAACTTTCTAAACGTCATGGCGAAGACCTAAACGAAGACGAAAATCATAAATTCGAAAACGCTAAAAAATGGCGACTCCGTATTATGCGCGCTAGACGAATGGAACATTCCCTTCTTCCTTCGAACAAACAACTCATTGTTATTTTGCGAGCTGCACCAAAAACATTAGAAGAACTAAAAGCCCTCCATGTGTTTTCAGATTGGAAAGTACAAAACTATGGCCCAAGTTTACTTGCTGCCATCCAAGGACTTCCTTTTGATTCGATGATCAACCGTTTGGTGGCGATTCGTTCCAAGGAAGCATTTGTTGCCAAACGTAGGAAAAAACAAAACCAAAACTCGAAAGACGAAGGTTGA
- the purF gene encoding amidophosphoribosyltransferase — protein sequence MILQSDKPKEECAIFGIYNSKEAANFTYLGLYSMQHRGQESSGIVTTDGSHLYRYANMGLVANIFTQPKIKELIGDAAIGHNRYSTTGASFLRNAQPIRVESHLGPVALAHNGNLVNSWDIRNKLERDGSIFQTTIDSEVIVHLMAKSHKTDLLEALCESLAQVRGAYSLLVLTPRYLIAVRDPNGFRPLVMGKRSDGAIVFASETCAFDITETEYVRDVEPGEMVVIDHTGMRSLYPFPKAKPSLCIFEYIYFARPDSYIFEESVYKVRKSLGRQLARVMPVEADVIIPVPDSANIAALGYSEESGIPYQSGLVRSHYIGRTFIEPDQKIRDFGAKIKYNVVKEVVNGKRVVIIDDSVMRGTTSRKIIKMIRNAGAKEIHFRVSAPPTVSPCYYGIDIPTHKELIASTHSIDEIQKYLRVDSLAYLTLDTMHKAVEGHKGGGFCDACFTSNYPVEFQDHAGNQKSLFTEYATEE from the coding sequence ATGATTCTCCAATCTGACAAACCAAAAGAAGAATGTGCCATTTTCGGCATCTACAATAGCAAGGAAGCTGCTAATTTTACCTACCTAGGTTTGTACTCAATGCAACACCGAGGCCAGGAGTCCAGTGGGATCGTCACAACCGATGGATCTCACTTATACCGGTATGCCAACATGGGTCTCGTGGCAAATATCTTCACTCAACCGAAGATCAAAGAGCTCATTGGGGATGCGGCCATTGGTCACAACCGGTATTCCACAACGGGAGCGAGTTTTCTTAGAAATGCTCAGCCCATCCGCGTGGAATCCCACTTAGGTCCGGTGGCTCTTGCCCATAATGGAAACCTAGTGAACTCCTGGGACATTCGAAATAAGCTCGAAAGAGACGGATCGATCTTCCAAACCACCATCGATTCCGAAGTCATTGTCCACTTAATGGCGAAAAGCCATAAAACAGATTTGTTAGAAGCACTCTGTGAATCTTTAGCACAAGTTCGCGGTGCCTACTCTCTGTTAGTTTTAACTCCGAGATACTTAATTGCGGTGCGTGATCCCAACGGTTTCCGACCACTGGTGATGGGGAAACGTTCGGATGGAGCCATTGTATTTGCTTCGGAAACCTGTGCTTTTGATATCACAGAAACAGAATATGTAAGAGATGTGGAACCGGGAGAGATGGTTGTCATCGATCATACCGGAATGCGTTCTCTTTATCCATTCCCAAAAGCTAAACCAAGCCTTTGTATTTTTGAATATATCTACTTCGCAAGACCTGATTCTTATATTTTTGAAGAATCAGTTTACAAAGTAAGAAAATCCCTCGGTCGCCAGCTGGCGCGTGTTATGCCAGTCGAAGCCGACGTGATCATCCCTGTACCGGATTCCGCAAACATTGCGGCCCTTGGTTACAGTGAAGAGTCGGGGATTCCTTACCAAAGTGGTCTAGTGCGTTCTCATTATATTGGTCGAACCTTCATTGAACCGGACCAAAAGATTCGGGACTTTGGAGCCAAAATCAAATACAATGTAGTGAAAGAAGTAGTGAACGGAAAACGCGTGGTCATCATTGACGACTCGGTGATGCGGGGAACGACAAGCCGTAAAATCATCAAAATGATTCGTAACGCTGGTGCCAAAGAAATCCACTTTAGAGTTTCCGCACCACCAACGGTTTCACCATGTTACTACGGAATCGATATTCCTACTCACAAAGAATTGATTGCATCCACTCATAGCATTGATGAAATCCAAAAGTATCTACGTGTGGATTCCCTTGCTTATTTAACATTGGATACAATGCACAAAGCAGTGGAAGGCCATAAGGGTGGTGGATTTTGTGATGCTTGTTTCACATCCAATTACCCGGTGGAATTCCAAGACCATGCGGGAAACCAAAAGTCACTCTTTACGGAATACGCGACGGAAGAGTAA
- the queD gene encoding 6-carboxytetrahydropterin synthase QueD translates to MEELELSKTFGFEAAHFLPNVPEGHKCKRMHGHSFRFAVYLKGEIDPHTGWIMDFGELKSIVKPILDEHLDHYVLNDVPGLENPTSENIAVWLWNQLKPKLPLLDKITLYETCTSSCVYRGPK, encoded by the coding sequence ATGGAAGAACTTGAACTTTCCAAAACCTTTGGTTTTGAAGCCGCACATTTTTTACCAAATGTTCCCGAAGGCCATAAATGCAAAAGAATGCATGGCCATAGCTTTCGTTTTGCTGTGTATCTCAAAGGAGAAATTGATCCGCATACAGGTTGGATCATGGATTTCGGTGAATTAAAATCTATCGTAAAACCAATCTTAGACGAACATTTGGATCATTATGTTTTGAATGATGTTCCAGGTTTAGAAAATCCTACGAGCGAAAACATTGCCGTTTGGCTTTGGAACCAACTCAAACCAAAATTGCCACTGCTCGATAAAATCACTCTCTACGAAACTTGCACTAGCTCTTGTGTGTACAGAGGGCCGAAATAA
- the queC gene encoding 7-cyano-7-deazaguanine synthase QueC: MVSVKDSSPKSKSEKKGAVVLLSGGLDSTTCLYVAAKEFGYPKNKKLPILALSFDYSQKHKIELIKSKKIAKTLGIKHVIQKLDPGFFLGSSLTEKKIKVRKNAKFLFSGNEKEIPNTYVPGRNILFLSFALSLAEGQGYDSIYIGVNALDYSGYPDCRPEFIESFQKMANLGTKKGVSGDGDSIQIKTPLLHLGKKEIIELGIQVDAPLHLTHSCYDPVRGKPCGKCDSCILRAKGFLEAGILDPAIQSQ; this comes from the coding sequence ATGGTTTCCGTTAAGGATTCCTCTCCTAAATCCAAATCTGAAAAAAAAGGCGCCGTTGTACTTCTGTCAGGCGGACTCGATTCAACGACTTGTCTTTATGTTGCAGCCAAAGAATTTGGTTATCCCAAAAACAAAAAATTACCAATACTCGCTTTATCTTTCGATTATTCCCAAAAACATAAAATTGAACTGATCAAAAGTAAAAAAATCGCAAAAACTCTCGGAATCAAACATGTGATCCAAAAATTGGATCCTGGATTTTTTTTAGGAAGTTCTCTCACCGAAAAAAAAATCAAAGTGAGAAAGAACGCAAAATTCTTGTTTAGTGGTAATGAAAAAGAAATTCCGAATACTTATGTCCCAGGGCGTAATATTTTATTTCTATCGTTTGCATTGTCACTCGCAGAAGGCCAAGGCTATGATTCTATTTATATTGGAGTGAATGCATTGGATTATTCAGGATACCCGGATTGCCGTCCGGAGTTTATCGAATCCTTCCAAAAGATGGCAAATTTAGGGACAAAAAAAGGTGTGAGCGGCGATGGTGATTCCATCCAAATCAAAACTCCACTTTTGCATTTGGGCAAAAAAGAAATTATTGAACTGGGAATCCAGGTAGACGCTCCGCTCCACCTAACTCATTCTTGTTATGATCCTGTGCGTGGAAAACCTTGTGGTAAGTGTGATTCATGTATTTTAAGGGCGAAAGGATTTTTAGAGGCTGGGATTTTAGATCCGGCCATACAAAGCCAATAA